In Cyanobium sp. AMD-g, one genomic interval encodes:
- the leuB gene encoding 3-isopropylmalate dehydrogenase, with translation MTSYRITLLAGDGIGPEITAVARTLLEAVSGRHGFSLAFDPQPVGGAAIDATGEPLPASTLEACRAADAVLLAAIGAPRFDALPREQRPESGLLALRSGLGLFANLRPVKIIPALAGASSLRPEVIEGVDLLVVRELIGGIYFGTPKGRIAVDGGVRAFNTMVYSDHEVDRIARVGFRLAAGRRGRLCSVDKANVLDVSQLWRDRVEAIHAEFPAVELSHMYVDNAAMQLVREPRQFDVLLTSNLFGDILSDEAAMLTGSIGMLPSASLGSDGPGLFEPVHGSAPDIAGQDQANPIAMVLSAAMLLRVGLQQEAAAADLETAVDRVLAAGYRTGDLLMGEGCTRVGCQAMGEQLLAALPA, from the coding sequence ATGACCAGCTACAGGATCACCCTGCTCGCGGGGGACGGCATCGGTCCGGAGATCACCGCGGTGGCCCGCACCCTGCTGGAGGCGGTGAGCGGCCGCCATGGCTTCAGCCTGGCGTTCGATCCGCAACCCGTGGGGGGAGCTGCCATCGACGCCACCGGTGAGCCCCTGCCGGCGAGCACCCTGGAGGCCTGTCGGGCCGCCGATGCGGTGCTGCTCGCCGCCATCGGCGCCCCCCGTTTCGATGCCCTGCCCAGGGAACAGCGCCCCGAGAGCGGCCTGCTGGCCCTGCGCTCCGGCCTTGGCCTGTTCGCCAACCTGCGGCCCGTGAAGATCATCCCGGCCCTGGCCGGTGCCAGCAGCCTGCGGCCCGAGGTGATCGAAGGGGTGGATCTGCTGGTGGTGCGCGAACTCATCGGCGGCATCTACTTCGGCACCCCCAAGGGGCGCATCGCGGTGGATGGCGGCGTGCGCGCCTTCAACACCATGGTCTACAGCGACCACGAGGTCGACCGGATCGCCCGGGTGGGCTTCCGTCTGGCGGCGGGCCGCCGCGGCCGCCTCTGCTCGGTCGACAAGGCCAACGTGCTCGATGTCAGCCAGCTGTGGCGCGACCGGGTGGAGGCGATCCACGCCGAGTTTCCCGCGGTCGAACTCAGCCACATGTACGTCGACAACGCCGCCATGCAGCTGGTGCGCGAGCCGCGCCAGTTCGACGTTCTCCTCACCAGCAACCTTTTCGGCGACATCCTCTCGGATGAGGCCGCCATGCTCACCGGCTCGATCGGCATGCTGCCCTCGGCTTCCCTCGGTTCTGACGGCCCTGGCCTGTTCGAGCCGGTGCACGGCTCTGCCCCCGACATCGCCGGCCAGGACCAGGCCAACCCGATCGCCATGGTGCTGTCGGCCGCCATGCTGCTGCGGGTGGGCCTGCAGCAGGAGGCCGCCGCCGCCGACCTTGAGACCGCCGTCGACCGGGTGCTGGCTGCCGGCTACCGCACCGGCGACCTGCTGATGGGTGAGGGCTGCACCCGGGTGGGTTGCCAGGCGATGGGCGAGCAGCTGCTGGCGGCCCTGCCCGCCTGA
- a CDS encoding A24 family peptidase, which translates to MTPAPLLPSALPLSLLAPFVALAGACIGSFLNVVVWRLPREESLVFPGSHCPRCGASLAWFENLPLLSWLLLRGRCRHCHAAIAVRYPLVELLTAGLWVVMLFARPAAMGPDPSPWLLLAAGWLLASWLLPLALIDLDSLWLPEPLCRWGVLLGLAVTTAVGFQQGTDVGRTLLFSHLLAVAAGLLGFESLSALAEKAMGRPALGLGDAKLAALMGAWLGPLGLGLAVSLSVLGGALIGGLARITGRLGRQQPFPFGPFLAAGALAVWIGGHAPWLRLWGLGL; encoded by the coding sequence ATGACCCCAGCCCCTCTCCTCCCGTCCGCCCTGCCGCTGTCCCTGCTGGCCCCGTTCGTGGCTCTGGCCGGCGCCTGCATCGGCAGCTTCCTGAACGTGGTGGTGTGGCGGTTGCCGCGGGAGGAGTCGCTGGTCTTCCCCGGCAGCCATTGCCCCCGTTGTGGCGCCTCCCTGGCCTGGTTCGAGAACCTGCCCCTGCTCAGCTGGCTGCTGCTGCGTGGCCGCTGCCGCCACTGCCACGCCGCCATCGCCGTCCGCTACCCCCTGGTGGAGCTGCTCACCGCCGGCCTCTGGGTGGTCATGCTCTTCGCCCGCCCCGCAGCCATGGGCCCCGATCCCAGCCCCTGGCTGCTGCTGGCGGCGGGGTGGCTGCTGGCCAGCTGGCTGCTGCCCCTCGCCCTGATCGACCTCGACAGCCTCTGGCTGCCCGAACCCCTCTGCCGCTGGGGGGTGCTGCTCGGCCTGGCGGTCACCACCGCCGTCGGCTTCCAGCAGGGGACCGACGTGGGCCGCACCCTGCTGTTCTCGCACCTGCTGGCCGTGGCCGCCGGCCTGCTGGGCTTCGAATCCCTCAGCGCCCTGGCAGAGAAGGCGATGGGCCGGCCGGCCCTGGGACTGGGGGACGCCAAGCTGGCCGCCCTGATGGGGGCCTGGCTCGGACCGCTGGGTCTGGGCCTGGCCGTCAGCCTGTCCGTTCTCGGTGGCGCCCTGATCGGCGGGCTGGCCAGGATCACCGGCCGGCTCGGCCGCCAGCAGCCCTTTCCCTTCGGGCCCTTTCTCGCCGCCGGTGCCCTGGCCGTCTGGATCGGTGGCCACGCCCCCTGGCTGCGGCTGTGGGGCCTGGGTCTTTAA
- the lpxD gene encoding UDP-3-O-(3-hydroxymyristoyl)glucosamine N-acyltransferase, protein MRFSSLLTRIGAVQDGTPRHLAGDPEISGAEALDRAGPGQLAFLEPGNALAAALSASGAAALLLPLDEEIQQLASERGLAWVALANPRLGFAEALAALHPPTPKPPGIHPSAVVDPGAAVAAEVHVGAHAVIGAGCAVAARCVLHPGVVLYEDVQLGEGCEIHAQAVLHPGSRLGAGCVVQSQAVIGAEGFGFVPTASGWVKMPQTGRVVLEDGVEVGCGSTIDRPAVGETRIGAGTKIDNLVHVGHGVVTGKGCALAAQVGIAGGAVLGNGVILAGQVGVANRAVIGDRAIASSKSGIHGEIAAGEVVSGYPAIPNRLWLRCSAVFNKLPDMARTLRQLQK, encoded by the coding sequence ATGCGCTTCAGCAGCCTGCTCACCCGGATCGGCGCCGTGCAGGACGGCACCCCGCGGCACCTGGCAGGGGATCCGGAGATCTCGGGCGCCGAAGCGCTGGATCGCGCCGGCCCCGGCCAGCTGGCCTTCCTCGAACCCGGCAACGCCCTGGCGGCGGCCCTCTCCGCCAGCGGTGCCGCCGCCCTGCTGCTGCCCCTCGACGAAGAAATCCAGCAGCTGGCCAGCGAGCGCGGCCTGGCCTGGGTGGCACTGGCCAACCCCCGGCTCGGCTTCGCCGAAGCCCTGGCCGCCCTGCATCCGCCCACCCCGAAGCCCCCGGGGATCCACCCCAGTGCCGTGGTCGACCCAGGCGCTGCCGTGGCCGCCGAGGTGCACGTGGGGGCCCATGCGGTGATCGGTGCCGGTTGCGCCGTGGCCGCCCGCTGTGTGCTTCATCCCGGTGTCGTCCTTTATGAGGACGTTCAACTCGGCGAGGGATGCGAGATCCATGCCCAGGCTGTGCTCCACCCCGGCAGCCGCCTCGGGGCGGGGTGCGTGGTTCAGTCCCAGGCGGTGATCGGCGCCGAGGGTTTCGGCTTCGTGCCCACCGCTTCGGGGTGGGTGAAGATGCCCCAGACCGGCCGGGTGGTGCTCGAGGACGGCGTCGAGGTGGGCTGCGGCTCCACCATCGATCGCCCCGCCGTCGGTGAGACCCGCATCGGCGCCGGCACCAAGATCGACAACCTGGTGCACGTCGGCCATGGCGTGGTCACAGGGAAAGGCTGTGCCCTGGCCGCCCAGGTGGGCATCGCCGGGGGCGCGGTGCTCGGCAACGGCGTCATCCTTGCCGGCCAGGTGGGTGTGGCCAACCGGGCCGTGATCGGCGACCGGGCCATCGCCTCTTCCAAGTCCGGCATCCACGGCGAGATCGCCGCCGGTGAGGTGGTCAGCGGCTACCCCGCCATCCCCAACCGCCTCTGGCTGCGCTGCTCCGCCGTCTTCAACAAGCTGCCCGACATGGCTCGCACCCTGCGGCAGCTGCAGAAGTAG
- the fba gene encoding class II fructose-bisphosphate aldolase (catalyzes the reversible aldol condensation of dihydroxyacetonephosphate and glyceraldehyde 3-phosphate in the Calvin cycle, glycolysis, and/or gluconeogenesis): protein MALVPLRLLLDHAAENGYGIPAFNVNNLEQVQSIMEAAYETDSPVILQASRGARQYAGESFLRHLILAAVETYPDIPVVMHQDHGNSPATCYGAAANGFTSVMMDGSLEADAKTPASYDYNVAVTKEVVDVAHAIGVSVEGELGCLGSLETGKGEAEDGHGFEGSLDHSQLLTDPAEAADFVAKTKVDALAIAIGTSHGAYKFTRKPTGEVLAISRIAEIHKAIPNTHLVMHGSSSVPQEWLDMINKYGGAIPETYGVPVEEIQEGIRNGVRKVNIDTDNRLAFTAAVREAAAKDPANFDPRHFNKPARAYMKKVCLDRYQQFWCAGNASKIKQRDINYYAALYAKGALDPKTAVAA, encoded by the coding sequence ATGGCGCTCGTACCGCTTCGTCTGCTGCTCGATCACGCCGCAGAAAACGGCTACGGCATTCCTGCCTTCAACGTCAACAACCTGGAGCAGGTGCAGTCGATCATGGAGGCTGCCTACGAAACCGACAGCCCGGTGATCCTGCAGGCCTCCCGTGGCGCCCGTCAGTACGCCGGCGAAAGCTTCCTGCGCCACCTGATCCTGGCTGCGGTGGAAACCTATCCCGACATCCCGGTGGTGATGCACCAGGACCACGGCAACAGCCCCGCCACCTGCTACGGCGCCGCCGCCAACGGCTTCACCTCGGTGATGATGGACGGCTCCCTGGAGGCCGACGCCAAGACCCCCGCCAGCTACGACTACAACGTGGCCGTCACCAAGGAAGTGGTGGACGTGGCCCACGCCATCGGCGTGAGTGTCGAAGGCGAACTGGGTTGCCTGGGTTCCCTCGAAACCGGCAAGGGTGAAGCCGAGGACGGCCATGGTTTCGAGGGCTCCCTTGACCATTCCCAGCTGCTCACCGACCCCGCCGAGGCGGCTGACTTCGTCGCCAAGACCAAGGTGGATGCCCTGGCCATCGCCATCGGCACCAGCCACGGTGCTTACAAGTTCACCCGCAAGCCCACCGGCGAAGTGCTGGCCATCTCCCGGATCGCCGAGATCCACAAGGCCATCCCCAACACCCACCTGGTGATGCACGGCTCCAGCTCCGTTCCCCAGGAATGGCTGGACATGATCAACAAGTACGGCGGTGCCATCCCCGAGACCTACGGGGTTCCCGTTGAGGAGATCCAGGAAGGCATCCGCAACGGCGTGCGCAAGGTGAACATCGACACCGACAACCGCCTCGCCTTCACCGCTGCCGTGCGGGAAGCCGCCGCCAAGGATCCCGCCAACTTCGATCCCCGCCACTTCAACAAGCCTGCCCGGGCCTACATGAAGAAGGTCTGCCTCGACCGTTATCAACAGTTCTGGTGCGCCGGCAACGCCAGCAAGATCAAGCAGCGCGACATCAATTACTACGCCGCCCTCTACGCCAAAGGCGCCCTGGATCCCAAGACCGCCGTGGCCGCCTGA
- a CDS encoding UPF0182 family protein, whose amino-acid sequence MPDSSPQPARVGPRLAAGLAIAFGLLLALWAAARLGIEWLWFAQFDFQGILLRRWMLQISAFTAVFGLGSALQLAQLQRCWRLRLQGAEAPRPSQPLLRLGNGALVAVLIGLVLLLAGGLSYLLVQARGLIANPFNGEVITGFSVLRDLPPLLVAGLAGGLLLPLLLWPLTTLRVTLAAALAGSATAVARGWSLWLPALLATPFGEGDPLTGFDLSFTVLRLPALRLLLSVLLAQGLVGLAACLLLTIGKGRSLSDLRFDGLSKAQQRVLQPQVAALAVVMALSNALAPFDLMVQGSGVASGAGYVDLHVRLPLRLLFAVLLLLTACALLVPLPRGWVRRGALLPLAGTALMVPISEWVITPLAQRFWVQPRELAVEAPYLERSIRATRRAFGLENVRTLRLEPNQGLTKADLASAPGTLDNIRLWDSQPLLAANRQLQQLRLYYNFPSADVDRYPLQGKAARNGSQQVLISARELDSSALPPGSRTWLNRHLVFTNGHGFTVSPVNAFGSDGLPLFFVKDLGSSGRVQGIPELGITDQEARSALPVGSPSLYFASGPSPYAIAPTKVKEFSYPEGELNVYTHYTGTRGISLAAPLNRLGAAIYLREPRLLFTGSFTDRSLLLLRRQVNQRLRALAPFLRFESQPYLVTARVAGSAGYRPEQYQYWLLDGFTTSRSYPYSDPNPQGLRYFRNPVKAVVDAHDGRLWLYVNDARDPVLRTWVRAFPELFRPLSAMPPGLLAHIRVPKSQFDIQAERLLRYHVTDVRTFYNGDDVWSVPTEIYGESSVPVSPYHLTMQLPGEQRSEFVLLLPFTPLKRSNLVGWLAARNDPPHYGELKLVRFPQQRLLLGPQQITALIDQDPTISFQFGLWNRLGSRLFRGNLLVLPVGEGLLYVEPIYLQSKSNDLPTLVRVVVTDGRRFVMERSLRRALERLVDGAPTAKEAASGKSPLPDGTPLPLPLP is encoded by the coding sequence GTGCCCGATTCCTCCCCCCAGCCGGCTCGTGTGGGGCCACGCCTTGCCGCCGGCCTCGCCATTGCCTTCGGGCTGCTGCTGGCCCTGTGGGCCGCGGCCCGGCTGGGCATCGAATGGCTCTGGTTCGCCCAGTTCGACTTCCAGGGAATCCTGCTGCGGCGCTGGATGCTGCAGATCTCGGCCTTCACGGCGGTCTTCGGCCTCGGTTCGGCCCTGCAGCTGGCCCAGCTGCAGCGTTGCTGGCGCCTGCGGCTGCAGGGTGCCGAGGCGCCCCGGCCGAGCCAGCCCCTGCTGCGGCTGGGGAACGGCGCCCTGGTGGCGGTGCTGATCGGCCTGGTGCTGCTGCTGGCCGGGGGTCTGAGCTACCTGTTGGTGCAGGCCAGGGGACTGATCGCCAACCCCTTCAACGGCGAGGTGATCACAGGCTTCTCCGTGCTGCGCGATCTGCCGCCCCTGCTGGTGGCCGGCCTGGCGGGAGGCCTGCTGTTGCCGTTGCTGCTCTGGCCCCTCACCACCCTGCGGGTCACCCTGGCGGCCGCCCTGGCGGGCTCGGCCACGGCGGTGGCCCGGGGCTGGAGCCTCTGGCTGCCCGCGCTGCTGGCCACCCCCTTCGGTGAAGGGGATCCCCTCACCGGTTTCGACCTGTCGTTCACGGTGCTGCGCCTGCCGGCCCTGCGGCTGCTGCTGAGCGTGCTGCTGGCCCAGGGGCTGGTGGGACTGGCGGCCTGCCTGCTGCTGACGATCGGCAAGGGCCGCAGCCTGAGCGATCTGCGCTTCGACGGGCTCAGCAAGGCCCAGCAACGGGTGCTGCAGCCCCAGGTGGCGGCGCTCGCTGTCGTGATGGCTCTCAGCAACGCCCTGGCGCCCTTCGATCTGATGGTGCAAGGCAGCGGCGTGGCCTCGGGGGCGGGCTACGTGGATCTGCACGTGCGCCTGCCCCTGCGGCTGCTGTTTGCGGTGCTGCTGCTGCTCACGGCCTGTGCCCTGCTGGTGCCCCTACCGCGGGGCTGGGTGCGCCGCGGCGCCTTGCTGCCCCTGGCCGGCACGGCCCTGATGGTGCCCATCAGCGAATGGGTGATCACGCCCCTGGCCCAGCGCTTCTGGGTGCAGCCGCGGGAGCTGGCGGTGGAGGCCCCCTATCTGGAGCGCAGCATCCGGGCCACCCGCCGCGCCTTCGGCCTCGAGAATGTGCGAACGCTGCGGCTCGAACCCAACCAGGGCCTGACGAAGGCGGATCTGGCCAGCGCCCCCGGCACCCTGGACAACATCCGCCTCTGGGACAGCCAGCCCCTGCTGGCCGCCAACCGCCAGCTGCAGCAGCTGCGCCTTTACTACAACTTCCCTTCAGCGGATGTCGATCGCTACCCGCTGCAGGGCAAGGCGGCCCGCAATGGCTCCCAGCAGGTGCTGATCTCGGCCCGGGAGCTGGACAGCAGCGCCCTGCCGCCCGGCTCGCGTACCTGGCTGAACCGCCATCTGGTCTTCACCAACGGCCATGGTTTCACTGTCTCGCCGGTGAACGCCTTCGGTTCCGACGGCCTGCCCCTGTTCTTTGTCAAGGACCTGGGCAGCAGCGGCCGGGTGCAGGGCATTCCCGAACTCGGGATCACCGACCAGGAAGCCCGGTCCGCCCTGCCGGTGGGCAGCCCGAGCCTCTACTTCGCCTCCGGCCCCTCCCCTTACGCGATCGCCCCCACCAAGGTGAAGGAGTTCTCCTATCCGGAAGGGGAACTGAACGTCTACACCCACTACACCGGCACCCGGGGCATCTCCCTGGCCGCTCCCCTCAACCGGCTGGGGGCGGCGATCTACCTGCGGGAACCTCGGTTGCTGTTCACCGGGTCCTTCACCGACCGCTCCCTGCTGCTGCTGCGGCGCCAGGTGAACCAGCGCCTGAGGGCCCTGGCACCGTTCCTGCGTTTTGAAAGCCAGCCTTACCTGGTCACGGCGCGGGTGGCCGGCAGTGCGGGGTACCGGCCGGAGCAGTACCAGTACTGGCTGCTGGATGGCTTCACCACCAGCCGCTCCTATCCCTACAGCGATCCCAATCCGCAGGGACTGCGCTATTTCCGCAACCCGGTGAAGGCGGTGGTGGATGCCCACGACGGCCGGCTGTGGCTCTACGTGAACGACGCCCGCGACCCTGTGCTGCGCACCTGGGTGCGCGCCTTCCCGGAACTGTTCCGGCCCCTCTCGGCCATGCCGCCGGGGCTGCTGGCCCACATCCGGGTGCCGAAGAGCCAGTTCGACATCCAGGCGGAGCGGCTGCTGCGCTACCACGTCACCGACGTGCGCACCTTCTACAACGGCGACGACGTCTGGTCGGTGCCCACCGAGATCTACGGCGAGAGCAGCGTGCCGGTGTCGCCGTACCACCTGACGATGCAACTGCCCGGCGAGCAGCGCTCCGAGTTCGTGCTGCTGCTGCCCTTCACCCCGCTGAAGCGCTCCAACCTGGTGGGCTGGCTCGCGGCCCGCAACGATCCGCCCCACTACGGCGAGCTGAAGCTGGTGCGCTTCCCCCAGCAACGGCTGCTGCTCGGCCCCCAGCAGATCACCGCCCTGATTGATCAGGACCCGACGATCAGCTTCCAGTTCGGCCTCTGGAACCGGCTGGGCTCGCGGCTGTTCCGCGGCAATCTGCTGGTGCTGCCGGTGGGCGAGGGTCTGCTCTACGTGGAGCCGATCTACCTGCAGTCCAAGAGCAACGACCTGCCCACCCTGGTGCGGGTGGTGGTCACCGACGGCCGTCGCTTCGTGATGGAGCGCAGCCTGCGCCGGGCCCTGGAGCGGCTGGTGGACGGGGCCCCCACCGCCAAGGAGGCGGCCTCCGGAAAGTCCCCCCTGCCCGATGGCACGCCGCTGCCCCTGCCGCTGCCCTGA
- a CDS encoding phosphoribulokinase produces MSKRHPVVAVTGSSGAGTSTVKRAFEHIFSREGIIPAVVEGDSFHRFERGPMKQAMAEAQARGENFSHFGPEANIFDKLEELFRTYSETGSGDRRYYLHSVEEAAEHNARLGTSLEPGQFTPWEPIPSGTQLLFYEGLHGGVVGDGYDVASLVDLLIGVVPIANLEWIQKISRDNAERGYSAEAIVDTILRRMPDYINHICPQFSLTDINFQRVPTVDTSNPFICRNIPTPDESFVIIHFRKGAREKWGIDFSYLLRMINGSFMSSPTSIVVNGGKMGFAMEIILTPIIHKMIEEQKKLS; encoded by the coding sequence ATGTCGAAGCGTCACCCGGTCGTGGCAGTCACCGGTTCCTCGGGGGCGGGAACCAGCACCGTCAAACGGGCCTTCGAGCACATCTTCTCCCGCGAGGGCATCATCCCGGCGGTGGTGGAAGGCGACAGCTTCCACCGCTTCGAGCGCGGCCCGATGAAGCAGGCGATGGCCGAGGCCCAGGCCCGCGGCGAGAACTTCTCCCACTTCGGCCCCGAGGCCAACATCTTCGACAAGCTCGAGGAGCTGTTCCGCACCTACAGCGAAACCGGCAGCGGCGACCGCCGCTACTACCTCCACTCGGTGGAGGAAGCCGCCGAGCACAACGCCCGCCTGGGTACCAGCCTGGAGCCCGGCCAGTTCACCCCCTGGGAACCCATCCCGTCCGGCACCCAGCTCCTCTTCTATGAAGGCCTCCACGGCGGTGTGGTGGGCGATGGCTACGATGTGGCGTCCCTGGTGGATCTGCTGATCGGTGTGGTGCCGATCGCCAACCTGGAGTGGATCCAGAAGATCTCCCGTGACAACGCCGAGCGCGGCTACTCGGCCGAAGCGATCGTCGACACGATCCTGCGCCGCATGCCGGACTACATCAACCACATCTGCCCCCAGTTCAGCCTCACCGACATCAACTTCCAGCGGGTGCCCACGGTGGACACCTCCAACCCGTTCATCTGCCGCAACATCCCCACCCCTGACGAGAGCTTCGTCATCATTCACTTCCGCAAGGGCGCTCGCGAGAAGTGGGGCATCGACTTCTCCTACCTGCTGCGCATGATCAACGGCTCCTTCATGTCGAGCCCCACCAGCATCGTGGTGAACGGCGGCAAGATGGGATTTGCGATGGAGATCATCCTCACTCCGATCATCCACAAGATGATCGAGGAGCAGAAGAAACTCAGCTGA
- the accD gene encoding acetyl-CoA carboxylase, carboxyltransferase subunit beta: MSLFDWFADRRKNAPAVRASKGPEADEGDGLWSKCAECGLVVYRKDLIANASVCKGCGHHHRIDSSERIRLIADEGSFEPIDADLAPTDPLAFKDRRSYADRLRDTQRATGLRDAVVTGLCRLEGMPLALGVMDFRFMGGSMGSVVGEKLTRLVELATARRYPLLIVCASGGARMQEGMLSLMQMAKVSGALQRHRSAELLYLPLLTHPTTGGVTASFAMLGDLILAEPKAMIAFAGRRVIEQTLGEKLPEGFQTAEYLQDHGFVDTIVPRPELRGTLATLLRLHGSVRTPLSVAP, encoded by the coding sequence ATGTCCCTGTTCGACTGGTTCGCCGATCGCCGCAAGAACGCCCCGGCCGTGCGGGCCAGCAAGGGGCCCGAAGCCGACGAGGGGGATGGCCTCTGGAGCAAGTGCGCCGAATGTGGCCTGGTGGTCTACCGCAAGGATCTGATCGCCAATGCCAGCGTCTGCAAGGGTTGTGGCCACCATCACCGCATCGACAGCAGTGAACGCATCCGTCTGATCGCCGATGAGGGCAGCTTTGAGCCGATCGATGCCGATCTGGCCCCCACCGATCCCCTCGCCTTCAAGGACCGCCGCAGCTACGCCGACCGGCTGCGGGACACGCAGCGGGCCACGGGCCTGCGGGATGCGGTGGTCACCGGCCTCTGCCGCCTGGAGGGGATGCCCCTGGCCCTGGGGGTGATGGACTTCCGATTCATGGGTGGTTCGATGGGCTCGGTGGTGGGCGAAAAGCTCACCCGGCTGGTGGAACTGGCCACCGCCCGCCGCTACCCGTTGCTGATCGTCTGCGCCTCCGGCGGCGCCCGCATGCAGGAGGGAATGCTCAGCCTGATGCAGATGGCCAAGGTGTCCGGTGCCCTGCAGCGCCACCGCAGCGCCGAACTGCTTTACCTCCCCCTGCTCACCCATCCCACCACCGGTGGGGTCACGGCCAGCTTCGCCATGCTGGGCGATCTGATCCTGGCGGAGCCCAAGGCGATGATCGCCTTCGCCGGCAGGCGCGTGATCGAGCAGACCCTGGGCGAGAAGCTGCCCGAGGGTTTCCAGACCGCCGAGTACCTCCAGGACCACGGCTTCGTGGACACGATCGTCCCCCGGCCCGAGCTGCGCGGCACCCTGGCCACCCTGCTGCGCCTGCACGGCAGCGTGCGCACACCTTTGTCGGTCGCGCCGTGA
- a CDS encoding Gfo/Idh/MocA family protein has product MRRPEAPLRVAVAGLGFGEKVILPALREAPGTEPVALWHPRLERAAAAGQAAELPAFDDFAALLADPAVEAVVIATPPEPRFALARAALEAGKHLLLEKPVALNAEQVEELQRLAIERGLVVAVDFEYRAVPHVQQLAALVGQGVLGDPWLVTFDWLMSSRADPRRPHTWYSQAAAGGGVLGALGTHAFDTLHWLIGPSRSLSARLSTAIGERPIPGSGAMGLVDAEDSALIQLDLEDVRGRAVPAQLTLSSVARAGRGFWIELYGSEATLVLGSSNQADYVHGMQLWMARPGEALRPVPADPALAYGRTWEDGRIAPVRRLLGWWSQAVRERRPMVPGLAEAVTSQRCCDWARQGAGTLKGIP; this is encoded by the coding sequence ATGCGACGGCCTGAGGCGCCCCTGCGGGTGGCCGTCGCCGGCCTCGGCTTCGGCGAGAAGGTGATCCTGCCGGCCCTGCGGGAGGCCCCCGGCACCGAGCCGGTGGCCCTCTGGCATCCCCGCCTTGAGCGGGCCGCCGCCGCCGGCCAGGCGGCGGAGCTGCCCGCCTTCGACGACTTCGCTGCCCTGCTGGCCGATCCGGCCGTGGAGGCGGTGGTGATCGCGACCCCCCCCGAGCCCCGCTTCGCCCTGGCCAGGGCGGCCCTGGAGGCCGGCAAGCACCTGCTGCTGGAAAAGCCGGTGGCGCTCAACGCCGAGCAGGTGGAGGAACTGCAGCGCCTTGCCATCGAACGGGGCCTGGTGGTGGCGGTCGACTTCGAATACCGGGCCGTGCCCCATGTCCAGCAGTTGGCGGCCCTGGTCGGCCAGGGGGTACTGGGAGATCCCTGGCTGGTGACGTTCGACTGGCTGATGAGCAGTCGCGCCGATCCCCGCCGGCCCCACACCTGGTACTCCCAGGCGGCGGCCGGCGGCGGCGTGCTCGGTGCCCTCGGCACCCACGCCTTCGACACCCTGCACTGGCTGATCGGCCCCAGCCGCAGCCTCAGCGCCCGGCTGAGCACCGCCATCGGTGAGCGGCCCATCCCCGGCTCCGGCGCCATGGGGCTGGTGGATGCCGAGGACAGCGCCCTGATCCAGCTCGATCTCGAAGACGTCCGGGGCCGGGCCGTTCCCGCCCAGCTGACGCTCTCCTCGGTGGCCCGGGCGGGAAGGGGCTTCTGGATCGAGCTCTATGGCAGCGAGGCCACGCTGGTGCTGGGCTCCAGCAACCAGGCCGACTATGTGCACGGCATGCAGCTGTGGATGGCCCGCCCCGGCGAGGCCCTGCGCCCCGTCCCGGCCGACCCTGCCCTGGCCTATGGCCGCACCTGGGAGGACGGTCGCATCGCCCCGGTGCGGCGGTTGCTGGGCTGGTGGTCGCAGGCGGTTCGGGAGCGCCGGCCCATGGTGCCGGGGCTCGCTGAGGCGGTGACCAGCCAGCGCTGCTGCGACTGGGCCCGCCAGGGAGCAGGAACCCTGAAGGGCATCCCCTAG